Genomic segment of Mercurialis annua linkage group LG6, ddMerAnnu1.2, whole genome shotgun sequence:
AAGTAAGGTACTTTCAGATGTATCTGGGAATGCCTACAATGGTTGGGAGATCTAGAAAGCCTATTTTTGCCTTTCTCTGGGATAGGATTCATAAGCGGATGGATGGGTGGAAGGAGAATTATTTATCTAAGACAGGGCGAGAAGTTTTAATTAAGTCGATTGTTCAAGCTATTCCTACCTACATTATGAGCTGCTTCGCGTTGcccatttctttttttaatgaCTTGCAGAGCTCAATGGCGAGATTTTACTGGAGTAGTGTAGAGGATAAACGAAAGATTCTGTGGATCAGTTGGATAAAAGATTGGCAAAGCTAAAAAATTAGTGGTTTAGGCTTCAGGAATATTTGAGCTTTTAATGAAGTTATGTTAGCCAAGCAAGTATGGCGGTTGCATCAATTCCCAGATTCTTTGTGTGGGAAAGTTTTTCAAGCTAAGTGTTATCCTAACGCTGATGTTTTTAATACCCCTGGTTTTTCGTAGAGGTAGCTATGTTTGGCAGAGCTTTGCGGAAGGGAAGAAGGTACTTTCAACGGGGTTAGCATGGTGTATAGGTAATGGGCAGTCGGTTCTTGCTAAGAACGATAACTGGATATCCAACTCCTGCTATATGAAACCGGTTGGGGCAGTTAACCTATCGACGGATTGTTATGTGAGTTTTTTCATCGATGCTGAAAATGGTAGATGGGATGTGGATGGGGTAAGACGAGTGTTTTTGGAAGATGATGCTCATAATATTTTACAGCTCCCTATCTGTAATCGGTTGCCTCCCGATAAGCTTTTTGGCCTCATGATAAAAAGGGTATGTTTACTGTTAAATCAGCTTATTATGTTGCTGTTAATATGAATAGAGGAGAGATTGTTGGTCCTTCTAATGCAAATAGTAATTCAGGTTTATGGAATAATATTTGGAGTTTGTCTATTCCTTCAAAGATCAAACATTTTCTATGGCGTATTGGTCACAACACGCTAGCCTGTAATGCGAATTTATTGAAGAAGAGAGTTCCAGTATCAGGCTGTTGTGCAAGATGTCTCACTGAAGAGGAAACTCTTGTCCACTGCATAAAAATTGTGATGTGGTTAGGGGAATGTGGCTTGTTTCTCCACTGAGCTTAAGAGTTGATAGGTTCCTCTATGAATCTATAGCAAATAAATAGGGGTTCATCACATTACTCATTTTTCTTCCTATTTCCCACATaagtaagaaacaaaacaagctGCCGAGATAAAGTAATTACCTTCTGTTTATCAGACATGAAAACTGAGATGTTGCCTAAGTGCAGATCCGACTTCAGCAGCTCCATAAACCACGTCCAAGAATTGGTGTTCTCTACCTTCACCCATGCCATTGCAAGGGGTACATGCAATCATTAGGGTCAATACCGGTTGCAGAAAGCAACTGACCCCCATACTTCCCCTTGAGTCAGCAACCGTCAAGGCACACAATCTCCCTAAGGCCATTCCTGAAAGCCTTCTTCATCCCATCAAAATAGATATACATGCCTTGAAATTTCCCTCTGGGCTATTTAAACTCGACAGTGCTGCTAGGATTTGTTCTAAGGACCTCCCTCCTGTAGGCATACATCTTGCCATACTGCCCATCTTCATCCCCCTCCAACTTATACGTGGCCATCTTCTTAGCTCTTCTTGCTTTCTGGACAGGGATGGTGTGTTTCAGCTCTCTTTGGATCTTGCCCTTAAACTGCTTAGGGGGTGTAGTCGGGATTGTTCCTAAACTCCTCCAAGAAACTTTCTGCCAGATACGCACTTGTGATGTGAAAGTTGGTTGTCCTCTTAGGACAAGTGTGTTCCAAGAAAAAGGACTTCACTTGGAATGTCTCGTCTTCCGGATCTGACATTACTACTTTTGAAGCAAAGACGAAAAAACCACATTTTTCATAGCACTTGTACCTAACCCGAGTCTTCTCATTACATGAGAAGTAAACTTGATACTTGTTCACTATGCCGCACTGCCTGCATGCCTTCTTGAACTGCTCCCTATTAGCAAACAACATTCCTTCAGTGAATGACGGATTGGCTTTTGCAACCTCCTCATTAAACCTGGAAAACCGCCTACCAGTCTCACCATCAGAATCATAGGTTGTGTTGTTGTCAATATAGTCCGAGTCAGCTTCATTCAAATCTTGGTGTATGGTTCTTTCTACACCACCTAGCCCAAATTTTGCCTTTGTATTACCCCTTCGTCAGCCACCGGATCCTTGTGTTGATTGAACATTAACTTCTTCCCCATGCAGTGGAACTGATGACTCTCCTTCTAGTTGGCATGTTGGTCTCACCTTTGTCAATAGATCTTCGTCATCATCCCATACATCGTAATTGGGGTCAACTATGTAATCATCAAGATTGGGGTCAACTACATCATCCACA
This window contains:
- the LOC126686679 gene encoding uncharacterized protein LOC126686679, producing the protein MEGFSSMLRKGEMDGRLSGGRVCRGGPTINHLFFTDDSILFDKANVREIRYIKDFINKFERASVQMVNFDKFGMFFSSGTNRNNRVAIGNTPEVREVRYFQMYLGMPTMVGRSRKPIFAFLWDRIHKRMDGWKENYLSKTGREVLIKSIVQAIPTYIMSCFALPISFFNDLQSSMARFYWSSVEDKRKILWITKQVWRLHQFPDSLCGKVFQAKCYPNADVFNTPGNGQSVLAKNDNWISNSCYMKPVGAVNLSTDCYVSFFIDAENGRWDVDGGMFTVKSAYYVAVNMNRGEIVGPSNANSNSGLWNNIWSLSIPSKIKHFLWRIGHNTLACNANLLKKRVPVSGCCARCLTEEETLVHCIKIVMWLGECGLFLH